The proteins below are encoded in one region of Geomonas ferrireducens:
- a CDS encoding STAS domain-containing protein — MEELTLECRQDPAHPGTRVLKVAGEVSIGVAGNFKGALIEALSSGSEVQVDVSALTGIDLTGLQLLCAAHHSAGTAGKELHIVDGGNPTFRDMATSAGFRRHTGCAYDRACSCIWVGGDN; from the coding sequence ATGGAAGAGTTGACGTTGGAGTGCAGGCAAGACCCCGCGCATCCCGGAACCCGGGTCCTTAAGGTTGCAGGAGAGGTCTCCATAGGCGTAGCCGGAAACTTCAAGGGGGCGCTCATCGAGGCGCTCTCGAGTGGAAGCGAGGTGCAGGTGGACGTCTCCGCACTCACCGGAATAGATCTGACCGGCCTGCAGCTTCTTTGTGCGGCCCACCACAGCGCCGGGACGGCTGGCAAGGAACTCCACATCGTGGACGGCGGTAACCCGACCTTCCGCGACATGGCGACCTCGGCAGGATTCCGCAGGCATACGGGTTGCGCCTACGATCGAGCGTGCAGCTGTATCTGGGTAGGAGGAGATAACTAA
- a CDS encoding response regulator, which produces MAKVIMTADDSASVRQMVTFTLKQGGYEVVEAVDGKDALQKLASTKVDMLITDLNMPNLDGIGLIKGARALASCKFIPIVMLTTESQDSKKQEGKAAGATGWIVKPFKPEQLMAVVKKVLG; this is translated from the coding sequence ATGGCAAAAGTAATCATGACCGCGGACGATTCCGCGAGCGTCAGGCAGATGGTGACCTTCACCCTGAAGCAGGGGGGGTATGAGGTGGTCGAGGCGGTCGACGGCAAGGACGCGCTGCAAAAGCTCGCCAGCACCAAGGTCGACATGCTGATCACCGACCTCAACATGCCCAACCTGGACGGCATCGGGCTGATCAAGGGGGCCAGGGCCCTGGCAAGCTGCAAGTTCATCCCGATCGTCATGCTCACCACCGAGTCTCAGGATTCGAAGAAACAGGAAGGTAAGGCGGCGGGCGCTACCGGCTGGATCGTCAAGCCGTTCAAGCCCGAACAGCTCATGGCGGTAGTCAAAAAGGTGCTAGGATGA
- a CDS encoding chemotaxis protein CheA, with protein sequence MIDQHRQAFKEEAYELLAELESSLLELEERPDDQDLIGRVFRAMHTIKGSGSMFGFDDIASFTHEVETIFDMVRNGKLQVTGRLVNLTLAARDLIRAMLDAADSGEATDLQASAEIIVGLRELAGFQGQVAAAAQKEEVHEAQKDSVTYRIRFAPAREIFVSGTNPLTLIAELRELGACTVVAQTAGFPCLEEMNPESCYVYWDVILTTDQGENAIRDVFIFVEDDCELKIEPIAEHNRYEEQQDYKRLGEILVERGDITSDDMRAVLSQQKRFGELAISQGILHEGKVQAALAEQQHIKEVRQEKQVAEASSSIRVPAERLDLLVNLVGEMVTVQARLSQTAAQRADSELMAIAEEVERLTAELRDSALNIRMLPIGSTFSKFKRLVRDLSAELGKQIEMTTEGAETELDKTVIEKLNDPLVHLIRNSIDHGIERPEARVEAGKPERGTVHLSAVHSGDSVLITIADDGAGLDKEAIRTKGIERGIIPAGAELSDKELFNLIFAPGFSTAKTISSVSGRGVGMDVVKRAIEALRGSIDITSVRGEGTRITVKIPLTLAIIESLLVKIGKDSFMMPLALVDECVELTREDVAAAHGRNLAHVRDQLVPYIPLREHFAIPGAPPEIEQIVITQVNGVRVGFVVDHVIGEHQTVIKSLGRAYKDTEGISGATILGDGTVALILDIPQLVQAAEAAQ encoded by the coding sequence ATGATCGACCAACACCGGCAGGCATTCAAGGAGGAGGCGTACGAGCTCCTGGCTGAGCTGGAAAGCTCTCTTCTCGAGCTCGAGGAACGACCCGACGACCAGGACCTGATCGGCAGGGTGTTCCGCGCCATGCACACCATCAAGGGGTCCGGCTCGATGTTCGGCTTCGACGACATCGCGAGCTTCACCCACGAGGTGGAGACCATCTTCGACATGGTGCGTAACGGCAAGCTCCAGGTCACCGGACGTCTGGTGAACCTCACCCTTGCCGCCCGCGACCTGATCCGGGCCATGCTCGATGCCGCGGACAGCGGCGAGGCGACCGACCTGCAGGCAAGCGCCGAGATCATCGTCGGGCTGCGCGAGCTCGCGGGGTTCCAGGGGCAGGTTGCCGCTGCGGCACAGAAGGAGGAGGTGCACGAGGCGCAAAAGGACTCGGTCACCTACCGGATCCGCTTCGCCCCGGCGCGCGAGATCTTCGTCTCCGGCACCAACCCGCTCACCCTGATCGCGGAGTTGAGGGAATTGGGTGCCTGCACCGTGGTGGCGCAGACGGCTGGCTTCCCCTGCCTCGAGGAGATGAACCCGGAATCCTGCTACGTCTACTGGGACGTCATCCTCACCACGGACCAGGGGGAGAACGCCATCCGCGACGTCTTCATCTTCGTCGAGGACGACTGCGAGCTGAAGATCGAGCCGATCGCCGAGCACAACCGCTACGAGGAGCAGCAGGATTACAAGAGGCTAGGCGAGATCCTCGTTGAGCGCGGCGACATCACCAGCGACGATATGAGGGCCGTCCTCTCCCAGCAAAAGCGCTTCGGCGAGCTGGCCATATCGCAAGGAATCCTGCACGAAGGGAAGGTGCAGGCGGCCCTGGCGGAGCAACAGCATATAAAGGAAGTCCGCCAGGAGAAACAGGTTGCCGAGGCCTCCTCGAGCATCCGCGTCCCCGCGGAGCGGCTCGACCTGCTGGTCAACCTGGTGGGCGAGATGGTGACGGTGCAGGCGCGCCTGTCGCAGACGGCGGCCCAGCGCGCGGACAGCGAGCTGATGGCGATAGCCGAAGAGGTGGAGCGGCTGACCGCGGAACTGAGGGACAGCGCCCTCAACATCCGGATGCTCCCCATCGGCAGCACCTTCAGCAAGTTCAAACGCCTCGTGCGCGACCTCTCCGCCGAGCTCGGCAAGCAGATCGAGATGACCACCGAAGGTGCCGAGACCGAGCTCGACAAGACGGTCATCGAGAAGCTGAACGACCCGCTCGTGCACCTGATCAGAAACAGCATCGACCACGGCATCGAGCGTCCCGAGGCGCGTGTTGAGGCCGGCAAGCCCGAGCGCGGCACGGTGCACCTTTCCGCCGTCCACTCCGGCGACAGCGTTCTCATCACTATCGCCGACGACGGCGCCGGACTCGACAAGGAGGCCATTCGCACCAAGGGGATCGAGCGGGGGATCATCCCGGCCGGGGCCGAGCTTTCCGACAAGGAACTCTTCAACCTCATCTTCGCCCCCGGCTTCTCCACCGCCAAGACGATCTCCTCGGTCTCCGGGCGCGGCGTCGGTATGGACGTCGTGAAACGGGCCATCGAGGCGTTGCGCGGTTCCATCGACATCACCAGCGTGCGCGGCGAGGGGACCCGCATCACGGTGAAGATCCCCCTTACCCTGGCGATCATCGAGAGCCTCTTGGTAAAGATCGGCAAAGACTCCTTCATGATGCCCCTTGCCCTCGTCGACGAGTGCGTCGAACTCACCCGGGAGGACGTGGCCGCGGCCCACGGCAGGAATTTAGCCCACGTACGCGACCAACTCGTCCCCTATATCCCGCTTCGGGAGCATTTCGCGATACCCGGCGCCCCTCCGGAGATCGAGCAGATCGTCATCACTCAGGTGAACGGGGTGCGGGTCGGTTTCGTGGTGGATCACGTGATCGGTGAGCACCAGACCGTGATCAAATCGCTCGGGCGGGCCTACAAGGACACCGAGGGGATCTCGGGCGCCACCATCCTGGGCGACGGCACCGTGGCGCTCATCCTCGACATCCCACAGCTCGTGCAGGCGGCGGAGGCGGCGCAGTGA
- a CDS encoding CheR family methyltransferase produces the protein MYAAEALKMEEPGRIEPSASLSARDFGRLSRFIYDTCGIKMPDVKKTMLEARLQKRLRSLGMHSFTDYCDFLFSQEGLDRELVPMLDMVTTNKTDFFREPDHFHYLTHTVLPEWVKRHPGGTLAIWSAGCSSGEEPYTLAMVLSEFAARNPGFDFKILATDISTRVLDKAKTAIYTESQVEPVAIELKKKYLLRSKDRASGMVRIVPELRAKVNFRRLNFMDDDFGMREHLDIIFCRNVIIYFDRQTQERLLQRFHRNMKPGSYIFMGHSETLSGLDVPLVSVYPTVYRKPR, from the coding sequence ATGTACGCAGCGGAGGCCCTCAAGATGGAGGAACCAGGTCGAATCGAGCCGAGTGCGTCGCTTTCTGCGCGTGACTTCGGCAGGCTGAGCCGGTTTATCTACGACACCTGCGGCATCAAGATGCCCGACGTGAAGAAGACCATGCTGGAAGCGCGCCTGCAGAAGAGGCTTAGAAGTCTCGGCATGCACAGCTTCACCGATTACTGTGATTTCCTCTTCTCTCAAGAGGGGCTCGACAGGGAGCTGGTTCCCATGCTGGACATGGTGACCACGAACAAGACCGATTTTTTCCGCGAGCCCGACCATTTCCATTACCTGACCCATACCGTGCTTCCCGAATGGGTGAAGCGCCACCCCGGCGGGACCCTCGCCATCTGGAGCGCCGGCTGCTCGTCGGGCGAGGAGCCGTACACGCTCGCCATGGTGCTCTCCGAGTTCGCGGCAAGAAACCCCGGCTTCGATTTCAAGATACTCGCCACCGACATCTCGACCCGCGTGCTCGACAAGGCGAAGACCGCCATCTACACCGAGTCCCAGGTCGAGCCCGTGGCGATCGAACTCAAGAAGAAGTACCTTTTGCGCAGCAAGGACCGCGCAAGCGGCATGGTGCGCATCGTTCCGGAGCTGCGCGCCAAGGTGAATTTCCGCCGTCTGAACTTCATGGACGACGATTTCGGCATGCGCGAGCATCTCGACATCATCTTCTGCCGCAACGTGATCATCTATTTCGACCGGCAGACCCAGGAGAGGCTGCTGCAGCGCTTCCACCGCAACATGAAGCCCGGCAGCTACATCTTCATGGGGCATTCCGAGACGCTGAGCGGTCTCGACGTACCGCTGGTCAGCGTGTACCCGACGGTGTACCGGAAGCCGCGATGA
- a CDS encoding chemotaxis protein CheD, with translation MSTEGAGVLFLKPGQIVVSSQPLLVTTLLGSCVAVAMFCQRLKTGGICHAQLPTCREKEAEGRAHPGRYMDSALSEMLARLLERGALAGELEVKVFGGSDMFQGGGRGRAVGRQNAEMALAVLARESIKVANQDLYGERGRKIIFHTHTGAVFLKRLNRSGVC, from the coding sequence ATGAGCACGGAGGGGGCAGGGGTCCTCTTCCTGAAACCGGGGCAGATAGTGGTAAGCTCACAACCGCTATTGGTGACCACCCTCTTGGGCTCCTGCGTTGCGGTTGCCATGTTCTGCCAAAGGCTGAAAACCGGGGGGATCTGCCACGCACAGCTCCCCACCTGCCGCGAAAAGGAAGCGGAGGGGAGGGCCCATCCCGGCAGGTACATGGACAGCGCCCTGAGCGAGATGCTGGCGCGGTTGCTGGAGAGGGGGGCGCTTGCCGGGGAACTCGAGGTGAAAGTCTTCGGCGGCTCCGACATGTTCCAGGGGGGCGGCCGTGGGCGAGCCGTCGGGAGGCAGAACGCGGAGATGGCGCTCGCGGTGCTCGCACGGGAGTCGATCAAGGTGGCGAACCAGGACCTTTACGGCGAGCGGGGGAGGAAGATCATCTTCCACACCCATACCGGCGCCGTGTTTCTCAAAAGGCTGAACCGATCGGGGGTATGCTAG
- a CDS encoding protein-glutamate methylesterase/protein-glutamine glutaminase translates to MPKKIKVLIVDDSAVVRQTLADILSSDPQIEVMSTAGDPFIAADRIRQEVPDVITLDVEMPRMDGITFLHKIMSQHPIPVVMCSSLTDKGSETALKALEYGAVEIIQKPRLGTKAFLEESRVRICDVVKAASQARLRRVPVTTHQVAPKLTADVIMEKPKSQAMMQTTEKVVVVGASTGGTEALRVFLESLPADCPGIVIVQHMPEGFTRAFSQRLDGLCRITVKEAENNDTVVRGRALIAPGNHHLLLKRSGARYFVEIKDGPLVSRHRPSVDVLFRSAARYAGKNAVGIIMTGMGDDGAHGMLEMKQAGALNIAQDEASCIVFGMPNEAIKLGGVDYIRPLDSISREMLRLCQ, encoded by the coding sequence ATGCCCAAAAAGATAAAAGTGCTCATCGTTGACGACTCGGCCGTGGTGCGCCAGACGCTCGCCGACATCCTCTCCTCGGACCCGCAGATCGAGGTGATGTCGACGGCGGGCGACCCGTTCATCGCCGCGGACCGGATCAGGCAGGAGGTCCCCGACGTCATCACCCTGGACGTCGAGATGCCGCGCATGGACGGCATCACCTTCCTGCACAAGATCATGAGCCAGCACCCCATCCCGGTGGTGATGTGCTCGAGCCTCACCGATAAGGGGTCGGAAACCGCGCTGAAGGCGCTCGAGTACGGCGCCGTGGAGATCATCCAGAAACCGCGTCTGGGGACCAAGGCCTTTCTCGAGGAGTCGCGCGTTAGGATCTGCGACGTCGTGAAGGCCGCGAGCCAGGCGAGGCTCAGGCGTGTCCCGGTGACGACGCATCAGGTGGCCCCGAAACTCACCGCCGATGTCATCATGGAAAAGCCGAAAAGCCAGGCGATGATGCAGACCACCGAGAAGGTGGTGGTGGTTGGCGCGTCCACCGGTGGAACCGAGGCGCTGCGCGTCTTTCTTGAGTCGCTTCCCGCCGACTGCCCCGGCATCGTCATCGTGCAGCACATGCCCGAAGGGTTCACGCGTGCCTTTTCGCAGCGGCTGGACGGGCTGTGCCGGATCACGGTGAAGGAAGCCGAGAACAACGACACCGTGGTGCGCGGCCGGGCGCTCATTGCCCCGGGGAACCATCATCTGCTTTTGAAGCGCAGTGGTGCGCGCTATTTTGTCGAGATAAAGGACGGCCCGCTCGTATCGAGGCACCGTCCGTCGGTCGACGTGCTGTTTCGTTCCGCCGCGCGTTATGCCGGCAAGAACGCGGTGGGGATCATCATGACCGGCATGGGAGATGACGGGGCGCACGGCATGCTGGAGATGAAGCAGGCCGGTGCCCTGAACATCGCGCAGGACGAGGCGAGCTGCATCGTTTTCGGGATGCCCAACGAGGCGATCAAGCTGGGCGGCGTCGACTACATCCGTCCGCTGGACTCCATCAGCCGGGAGATGCTGAGGCTCTGTCAATAA
- a CDS encoding EAL and HDOD domain-containing protein, whose translation MIDEKFFLGRQPILDRTQQIVGFELLFRSPESLYAANVSDLQMASASVIVNSLSEFGFQEVLGRHKGFFNVTREMLMSDALELLPKDRVVIELLETIVADAEVFERCRTLKSLGFTLALDDHVYSESFHDIYHLIDIVKVDVLETPDTSLAEMVAKFRNWPLTLLAEKVENAEHYKFCSQLGFDLFQGYYFARPVVLRQNKIDIGKITMMQLMKQVMADAEWSEIEETFKQNPGLTYNLLRLVNSVAMGLRVRIKTLRHALTVLGLEQLKRWITLALYANNDSNGVQSPLLEMAATRGKLMELLMLASHGRAAGEIADQAFMVGILSLIDVLFEDSMAELIGKLNLVDSVKSALLHKDGDLGALLLLAELLEQADFPAVNEQLEICELSLDQLLTAQLETFSWADKLSTSL comes from the coding sequence ATGATTGACGAAAAGTTCTTTCTCGGGCGCCAGCCGATACTGGACCGGACGCAGCAGATCGTTGGATTCGAACTGCTTTTCCGCTCTCCGGAGAGCCTCTACGCGGCCAACGTCTCCGACCTGCAGATGGCTAGCGCGAGCGTCATCGTGAACTCCCTCTCCGAGTTCGGCTTCCAGGAGGTACTGGGGCGCCACAAGGGCTTTTTCAACGTCACCCGCGAAATGCTCATGAGCGATGCGCTGGAGCTTCTCCCGAAAGACCGCGTGGTCATCGAACTCTTAGAGACCATCGTCGCCGACGCGGAAGTCTTCGAACGCTGCCGCACCCTCAAATCACTCGGTTTCACCCTCGCACTCGACGACCACGTCTACTCGGAGAGCTTTCACGACATCTACCACCTCATAGATATCGTGAAGGTGGACGTCCTGGAGACCCCCGATACGTCACTCGCGGAGATGGTCGCCAAGTTCAGGAACTGGCCGCTCACCCTCTTGGCCGAAAAGGTGGAAAACGCGGAACACTACAAGTTCTGCTCCCAGCTCGGTTTCGACCTGTTCCAGGGATACTACTTCGCGCGCCCGGTGGTCTTGAGACAGAACAAGATCGACATCGGCAAGATCACCATGATGCAGCTCATGAAGCAGGTGATGGCCGACGCCGAGTGGTCCGAGATCGAGGAGACCTTCAAGCAGAACCCCGGGCTCACCTACAACCTTTTGCGCCTGGTCAACTCGGTCGCCATGGGGCTACGCGTACGCATCAAGACGCTGCGCCACGCCCTCACCGTCCTCGGCCTCGAACAGCTGAAGCGCTGGATCACCCTCGCCCTTTACGCAAACAACGACAGTAACGGCGTGCAGAGTCCGCTGCTCGAGATGGCGGCGACCCGCGGCAAGCTCATGGAACTCCTCATGCTGGCCTCGCACGGCCGTGCCGCAGGCGAAATTGCCGACCAGGCCTTCATGGTAGGGATTCTTTCACTCATAGACGTACTTTTCGAAGATTCCATGGCGGAGCTCATCGGGAAGCTCAACCTGGTGGACAGCGTGAAGAGTGCGCTGCTGCATAAAGACGGTGATCTTGGTGCGCTGCTTTTGCTTGCCGAGCTTCTGGAACA